A genomic stretch from Arachis stenosperma cultivar V10309 chromosome 3, arast.V10309.gnm1.PFL2, whole genome shotgun sequence includes:
- the LOC130968507 gene encoding TMV resistance protein N-like, with amino-acid sequence MARTVAASETKTNKNYEVFLSFRGKDTRETFTGYLYEALCREGIITFMDDEYLTEGETIRPQLLKAIEDSKVSIVVFSENYATSAWCLDELVKILQCHKEKNQLVFPIFYKVDPSDVRHQNNSYKQAMDAHEIRYCYESQKVQKWKEALAEISNMKGFHLKQGYEFEFIQDIVNKISTKVSAKQLPIEEHVVGLQYQVARLKSILDIESNDNTFMLGILGIGGIGKTTLAKALYNSLCNQFEGACFLFNVRETSSQEKGKVCLQQMLLSKILQKGKVKLGSVDEGISTLKERLCTKRVLIVLDDVDKIEQLQALAGGCAWFGSGSRIIITTRDKYLLAVHQVKRIYDMPMLNEHDSLQLFCQNAFKTSSPPTNYEDMCNRAIRYAKGLALALKVIGSNLIDKDLKEGKSALNKYEKNPHIDIQSILRISYDSLQHNEKEIFLDIACFFNGMRSDYVKRILDGCGFYSEDGIRILIDKSLIAIEHGYLRMHDLIKDMGRDIVKQEAPKEAGERSRLWFREDVLEVLTKNTGSAKIEGIKLDLPEGVNWSDTLFKKMKKLRILIVRNTSFRSWPIYLPNQLKLLDWKGYPSKSLPPGFYPEQIAAFNLCFSLLVLKRPFQKFEHLTCMNFSCCQSITKFPDVSGAKSLRELILDRCKKLVKVDDSLGFLPNLVYLSASECTQLRSFLPQISLPSLEYLSFDLCSRLAHFPDILGKNDKPLKISETYCFKRAFRFFC; translated from the exons ATGGCAAGAACAGTAGCAGCTTCTGAAACAAAGACTAATAAAAACTATGAAGTTTTCTTGAGTTTCAGGGGTAAAGACACGCGTGAAACATTCACAGGGTATCTCTATGAAGCTCTGTGCCGCGAGGGAATCATCACCTTCATGGATGATGAATATCTAACAGAAGGAGAAACAATTCGACCACAACTCTTAAAAGCCATTGAAGACTCAAAGGTTTCAATCGTTGTTTTCTCCGAAAATTATGCAACCTCAGCATGGTGTCTTGATGAGCTTGTCAAGATCCTCCAATGTCACAAGGAGAAGAACCAGCTCGTTTTTCCGATCTTCTACAAAGTAGATCCCTCTGATGTAAGGCATCAGAATAATAGTTACAAGCAAGCCATGGATGCTCATGAAATTAGGTATTGTTATGAGTCTCAGAAGGTTCAGAAGTGGAAGGAAGCTTTGGCTGAAATCTCCAACATGAAAGGGTTTCATTTGAAACAAGG CTATGAATTTGAGTTTATTCAAGATATTGTGAACAAGATCAGTACTAAAGTATCTGCTAAGCAACTGCCCATTGAGGAGCATGTAGTTGGATTGCAGTACCAAGTTGCAAGACTGAAGTCCATTCTAGATATTGAGTCTAATGACAACACATTCATGTTAGGGATTCTTGGAATCGGCGGAATTGGCAAAACAACGCTTGCAAAAGCTTTGTATAACTCTCTCTGCAATCAGTTTGAAGGTGCTTGTTTTCTTTTCAATGTGAGAGAAACTTCAAGTCAAGAAAAGGGTAAAGTATGCCTACAACAAATGCTACTGTCAAAAATTCTTCAGAAGGGAAAAGTCAAGTTGGGCAGTGTTGATGAAGGAATCTCCACATTAAAAGAGAGACTTTGCACAAAAAGAGTTCTTATAGTTCTTGATGATGTTGATAAAATTGAACAGTTACAAGCACTAGCAGGAGGATGTGCTTGGTTTGGTTCTGGAAGTAGGATTATCATAACGACAAGGGATAAATATTTGCTAGCAGTTCATCAGGTCAAAAGGATTTATGATATGCCAATGCTGAATGAACATGATTCTCTCCAGCTGTTTTGTCAGAATGCATTCAAAACGAGTAGCCCGCCCACAAACTATGAAGACATGTGCAATCGAGCAATTCGATATGCCAAAGGCCTTGCATTAGCTTTAAAAGTTATAGGCTCGAATTTGATTGACAAAGATTTGAAAGAGGGGAAGTCTGCACTGAACAAATATGAAAAGAATCCTCATATAGATATTCAAAGTATTCTTAGAATAAGCTATGACAGTCTGCAGCACAATGAAAAGGAGATTTTCCTTGACATAGCATGCTTCTTTAATGGAATGAGATCGGATTATGTTAAAAGAATACTAGATGGGTGTGGATTCTACTCAGAAGATGGCATCAGAATATTAATTGATAAATCTCTCATAGCTATTGAACATGGTTACTTGAGGATGCATGACTTAATAAAGGACATGGGTAGAGACATTGTTAAGCAGGAGGCACCAAAAGAAGCTGGCGAACGAAGCAGATTATGGTTTCGAGAAGATGTTCTTGAAGTACTAACAAAAAATACA GGAAGTGCTAAAATTGAAGGTATAAAACTTGATTTGCCAGAAGGGGTTAATTGGAGTGATACTCTCtttaagaagatgaagaaactTAGGATTCTCATCGTTCGGAACACGAGTTTCCGATCTTGGCCTATTTATCTGCCGAATCAATTAAAGCTGCTTGATTGGAAGGGATATCCTTCAAAATCCCTTCCACCTGGCTTTTATCCCGAGCAAATTGCTGCCTTCAATTTATGCTTTAGTCTTCTTGTATTGAAAAGGCCATTTCAG AAATTTGAGCATTTGACTTGCATGAATTTCTCTTGCTGTCAGTCCATCACTAAATTCCCTGACGTGTCTGGAGCAAAAAGTTTAAGAGAATTGATACTTGATCGATGTAAGAAACTGGTTAAGGTTGATGACTCACTTGGTTTTCTTCCTAACCTTGTTTATTTGAGTGCTTCAGAATGCACTCAACTGAGGAG
- the LOC130968508 gene encoding protein GAMETE CELL DEFECTIVE 1, mitochondrial-like isoform X1, with translation MQAFRRIATSISLSKPKQLNAPSFTVAAKPYLKISDELPAARFWSSGRHSGNGEDEWNEAWESAWLPEDLTPKSRAPWETDVNFGSPSTSLRQSSSTAISAGVAVAETEAHADAETKAFVEEMNENWEVRRKKGSKEKEKVQNGAVYSVENMKKDYRLRKQRVHAGLWVKEIEKLEEAKLGDSNGSSGGDDIQRLLDSCSDIFDSGNNDLNNTEVPTSEFKNMPDGWETISKSQDGNIWEMSQREEDILLQEFERRIAYSKFQIASFIKTHIFSRRRPIDGWKYMIEVVGPNAKKGKGSVSRVPSLADPSTQPFKEKTLVNKSYIPLERRYAS, from the exons atgcaagCGTTTCGAAGAATCGCAACCTCTATCTCACTATCAAAACCCAAGCAATTAAACGCACCGTCCTTCACCGTTGCCGCCAAACCCTATCTCAAAATTTCCGACGAACTTCCCGCGGCGAGGTTCTGGTCGTCGGGGCGCCATTCCGGCAACGGCGAAGATGAATGGAACGAGGCGTGGGAGTCAGCGTGGCTTCCGGAGGATCTCACGCCCAAGTCTCGGGCGCCATGGGAGACCGACGTTAACTTTGGTTCCCCCTCCACGTCCTTGCGGCAGTCTTCCTCCACCGCCATTTCCGCCGGCGTTGCGGTGGCGGAAACCGAAGCTCATGCTGACGCGGAGACGAAGGCGTTCGTGGAGGAGATGAACGAGAATTGGGAGGTTAGGAGAAAGAAGGGAtcgaaggagaaagagaaggtgCAAAATGGTGCCGTTTATAGCGTGGAGAATATGAAGAAGGATTACCGGTTGAGGAAGCAAAGGGTGCACGCTGGGCTGTGGGTTAAGGAGATTGAGAAGCTCGAGGAGGCTAAGTTGGGGGATTCCAATGGCAGCAGCGGCGGCGATGACATTCAGAGATTGCTTGATAGCTGCTCGGA CATCTTCGACTCCGGCAACAATGATCTGAACAACACGGAAGTTCCAACTTCTGAGTTCAAAAACATGCCTGATGGATGGGAAACAATATCTAAATCTCAAGATGGAAACATATGGGAGATGTCCCAGAGAGAAGAGGATATACTTCTCCAGGAATTTGAGCGTCGAATTGCTTATAGCAAGTTTCAG ATCGCTAGTTTTATCAAGACTCATATATTTAGTCGGAGGAGACCAATCGATGGGTGGAAATATATGATAGAGGTGGTGGGACCAAATGCTAAGAAAGGGAAGGGTAGTGTCTCTAGGGTTCCCAGTCTAGCTGATCCCTCTACTCAACCGTTCAAGGAGAAGACCCTTGTTAACAAGAGTTACATTCCCCTTGAGAGAAG ATATGCTTCATGA
- the LOC130968508 gene encoding protein GAMETE CELL DEFECTIVE 1, mitochondrial-like isoform X2, whose translation MQAFRRIATSISLSKPKQLNAPSFTVAAKPYLKISDELPAARFWSSGRHSGNGEDEWNEAWESAWLPEDLTPKSRAPWETDVNFGSPSTSLRQSSSTAISAGVAVAETEAHADAETKAFVEEMNENWEVRRKKGSKEKEKVQNGAVYSVENMKKDYRLRKQRVHAGLWVKEIEKLEEAKLGDSNGSSGGDDIQRLLDSCSDIFDSGNNDLNNTEVPTSEFKNMPDGWETISKSQDGNIWEMSQREEDILLQEFERRIAYSKFQIASFIKTHIFSRRRPIDGWKYMIEVVGPNAKKGKGSVSRVPSLADPSTQPFKEKTLVNKSYIPLERR comes from the exons atgcaagCGTTTCGAAGAATCGCAACCTCTATCTCACTATCAAAACCCAAGCAATTAAACGCACCGTCCTTCACCGTTGCCGCCAAACCCTATCTCAAAATTTCCGACGAACTTCCCGCGGCGAGGTTCTGGTCGTCGGGGCGCCATTCCGGCAACGGCGAAGATGAATGGAACGAGGCGTGGGAGTCAGCGTGGCTTCCGGAGGATCTCACGCCCAAGTCTCGGGCGCCATGGGAGACCGACGTTAACTTTGGTTCCCCCTCCACGTCCTTGCGGCAGTCTTCCTCCACCGCCATTTCCGCCGGCGTTGCGGTGGCGGAAACCGAAGCTCATGCTGACGCGGAGACGAAGGCGTTCGTGGAGGAGATGAACGAGAATTGGGAGGTTAGGAGAAAGAAGGGAtcgaaggagaaagagaaggtgCAAAATGGTGCCGTTTATAGCGTGGAGAATATGAAGAAGGATTACCGGTTGAGGAAGCAAAGGGTGCACGCTGGGCTGTGGGTTAAGGAGATTGAGAAGCTCGAGGAGGCTAAGTTGGGGGATTCCAATGGCAGCAGCGGCGGCGATGACATTCAGAGATTGCTTGATAGCTGCTCGGA CATCTTCGACTCCGGCAACAATGATCTGAACAACACGGAAGTTCCAACTTCTGAGTTCAAAAACATGCCTGATGGATGGGAAACAATATCTAAATCTCAAGATGGAAACATATGGGAGATGTCCCAGAGAGAAGAGGATATACTTCTCCAGGAATTTGAGCGTCGAATTGCTTATAGCAAGTTTCAG ATCGCTAGTTTTATCAAGACTCATATATTTAGTCGGAGGAGACCAATCGATGGGTGGAAATATATGATAGAGGTGGTGGGACCAAATGCTAAGAAAGGGAAGGGTAGTGTCTCTAGGGTTCCCAGTCTAGCTGATCCCTCTACTCAACCGTTCAAGGAGAAGACCCTTGTTAACAAGAGTTACATTCCCCTTGAGAGAAGGTAG
- the LOC130965415 gene encoding ankyrin repeat-containing protein ITN1-like, producing MAESERESIKEQISMFDEKMISAQRAARRENWREFKKFFEEDRMRLLEPLDLFGNTAIHIATHSNSPNLLKELLEMLPRQERWRAMRMGNCVNNTLLHEIIFCTMVEMAGVVFKLEKELQQEEPYEPLVEVRNDSGESPLFRAAKLGKLKMLKYMAKHVVGDIRSHFVRFDRCSILHACILGQFFDVAIWLLKLDGNLAQHKDMDGLTCLQLLANMPLVFRSQTPSIGAVKNLMYYLLPDEGYEIDDDYDEKGEEEEESVVFRQKTDLESGPLDEAKQPEFNGIGHIWQKKKQHKLAECLAELLVQKDFSWQISFHSNFQPLIVLPILSSKLDRIKEIQLMKEKRQLVEIAHSRISKPLLKESISEASHFKNYTPLLMAAGSGIIEIVEKIIDMNPEAISHVSQDEHNVLHMAVKHRQLKIFNLIKRNSAFKSLIHRITGEGRTLLHQVARMEFYKEQRLPGVAFQLQDELRWYERVRRIVPPHYLMHCDKDGLTAKDVLEMEHQDMHKEAKSWIKETAQSCSTVAVLVATVVFAAAYTIPGGSQNGTPVFFGSRVFLFFTITDVVALVSSLASVVMFLSILTSPFELWDFYKSLPRKLSLGFALLFFSLVCTMLAFSATVLLTIRLDNKEWTSILFYCAGFLLVAIFAWMQFPLYKTLQKLVRRLCNGVKQLVPTTLINCFKRHKRY from the exons ATGGCTGAGAGTGAGAGAGAATCAATAAAAGAACAAATCTCTATGTTTGATGAGAAAATGATAAGTGCTCAAAGGGCTGCTAGGAGGGAAAACTGGAGGGAATTCAAGaaattttttgaagaagataggATGCGATTACTTGAACCGCTTGACTTATTTGGGAACACTGCCATCCACATTGCGACTCACTCCAATAGTCCAAATCTCTTGAAGGAACTTCTGGAGATGCTTCCTCGACAAGAAAGGTGGCGCGCGATGAGGATGGGGAATTGCGTCAATAACACCCTTCTGCATGAGATTATCTTTTGCACAATGGTCGAAATGGCTGGTGTTGTGTTCAAGTTGGAGAAGGAGCTGCAGCAAGAAGAACCATATGAGCCCCTTGTAGAGGTAAGAAATGATTCTGGTGAATCCCCTCTGTTCAGGGCTGCCAAGCTTGGAAAGCTGAAGATGCTCAAGTATATGGCAAAACATGTGGTTGGTGACATAAGAAGTCATTTTGTAAGATTTGATAGATGTTCCATTCTTCATGCTTGCATTCTTGGTCAATTCTTTG ATGTTGCTATTTGGTTATTGAAATTGGATGGAAATTTGGCTCAACACAAGGATATGGATGGGTTGACATGTCTTCAACTTCTTGCCAACATGCCTCTTGTTTTTCGGAGCCAAACCCCCTCAATTGGAGCAGTGAAGAACCTTATGTATTATT TGCTTCCAGACGAAGGATATGaaattgatgatgattatgatgagaagggagaggaggaggaagagagtGTTGTGTTCAGACAGAAAACAGATCTAGAAAGTGGTCCACTGGATGAGGCAAAGCAACCCG AGTTCAATGGGATTGGACATATTTGGCAAAAGAAGAAACAACACAAGTTAGCAGAGTGTCTGGCTGAGTTGTTAGTGCAGAAGGACTTCTCATGGCAGATTTCTTTTCATTCAAATTTTCAACCATTGATTGTGTTGCCAATTCTTTCCTCCAAACTAGACAGAATTAAAGAAATTCAGCTGATGAAGGAGAAACGCCAGTTAGTTGAAATAGCTCATTCTAGAATCAGCAAACCTTTGCTCAAGGAATCCATTTCCGAAGCATCCCATTTTAAAAACTACACACCTCTTCTCATGGCAGCCGGCTCAGGAATCATAGAAATTGTTGAAAAAATCATTGACATGAATCCTGAGGCTATTAGTCATGTTAGTCAGGATGAACACAATGTTCTACACATGGCTGTGAAGCACCGGCAGCTTAAAATCTTCAATCTGATAAAGAGAAATTCTGCATTCAAATCATTGATACACAGGATAACCGGGGAAGGTCGCACTCTCTTGCACCAAGTTGCTAGAATGGAGTTTTACAAGGAGCAACGGCTCCCTGGCGTGGCGTTCCAACTGCAAGACGAGTTGCGTTGGTACGAA AGAGTGAGAAGGATTGTTCCTCCTCACTACTTAATGCATTGTGACAAAGATGGCCTAACTGCGAAAGATGTTTTGGAAATGGAGCATCAGGATATGCACAAAGAGGCAAAGTCCTGGATAAAGGAGACAGCTCAATCATGCTCCACCGTAGCAGTTCTTGTTGCCACAGTTGTCTTTGCGGCGGCCTACACAATCCCAGGTGGGAGCCAAAATGGCACGCCAGTGTTCTTCGGCTCACGAGTGTTCCTCTTCTTCACTATCACTGATGTTGTGGCCCTTGTGAGCTCACTTGCCTCAGTGGTGATGTTCCTTTCAATCCTGACATCACCGTTCGAGCTATGGGATTTCTACAAGTCCCTCCCAAGAAAGCTCAGCCTGGGATTTGCATTGCTGTTCTTCTCATTGGTGTGCACAATGCTGGCATTCAGCGCAACCGTTTTGCTGACGATTCGGTTGGATAACAAGGAATGGACTTCTATTTTGTTCTATTGTGCTGGATTCCTTCTTGTGGCTATATTTGCATGGATGCAATTCCCACTCTATAAGACTCTTCAAAAGTTAGTTAGGAGGCTTTGCAACGGTGTTAAGCAGTTGGTGCCAACTACATTGATCAACTGTTTCAAAAGACACAAAAGATATTAA